A single region of the Cronobacter condimenti 1330 genome encodes:
- the arcB gene encoding aerobic respiration two-component sensor histidine kinase ArcB, with the protein MKQIRMLAQYYVDLLVKLGLVRFSLLLALALVVLAMAVQMAVTMVLHGQVESIDVIRSIFFGLLITPWAVYFLSVVVEQLEESRQRLSKLVDKLEEMRERDLKLNVQLKDNIAQLNQEIADREKAEAERQNMLEQLKVEMKEREVTQIQLEQQSSFLRSFLDASPDLVFYRNEDKEFSGCNRAMELLTGKSEKQLIGLKPHEVYAPEAAEKVLETDEKVFRHNVSLTYEQWLDYPDGRKACFEIRKVPYYDRVGKRHGLMGFGRDITERKRYQDALERASRDKTTFISTISHELRTPLNGIVGLSRILLDTELSAEQEKYLKTIHVSAVTLGNIFNDIIDMDKIERRKVQLDNQPVDFTSFLADLENLSGLQAQQKGLRFVMEPVRPVPHKVLTDGTRLRQILWNLISNAVKFTQQGQVTVRVSYNENEQLRFEVEDSGIGIPQEEQDKIFAMYYQVKDSQGGKPATGTGIGLAVSRRLAKSMGGDITVSSKPGQGSTFVLTVQAPRVAEEVEDTLTDDEMPLPALHVLLVEDIELNVIVASSVLEKLGCSVEVAMTGKAALEMFSPGEFDLVLLDIQLPDMTGLDISRELNRRYSRDALPPLVALTANVLKDKKEYLEAGMDDVLSKPLAVPALTATIKKFWDTPPEDEEHDVTTHDDDKQQALLDLPMLEQYLQLVGPKLITDGLAMFEKMMPGYLSVLESNLTARDQKGIVEEGHKIKGAAGAVGLRHLQQLAQKIQSPDLPAWWDNVGEWIEELKQEWQHDVEALKSWVAGAGKK; encoded by the coding sequence ATGAAACAGATCCGCATGCTGGCGCAGTATTACGTTGATTTACTGGTAAAGCTTGGCCTGGTGCGCTTTTCGCTCCTGCTGGCCCTGGCGCTCGTGGTGCTGGCGATGGCGGTGCAAATGGCCGTTACCATGGTGCTGCACGGCCAGGTAGAGAGCATCGATGTTATCCGTTCGATTTTCTTTGGTCTGTTGATTACACCGTGGGCGGTCTATTTCCTGTCAGTGGTGGTAGAGCAACTGGAGGAGTCGCGCCAGCGCCTGTCTAAACTGGTCGATAAACTTGAAGAAATGCGCGAACGCGACCTGAAGCTCAATGTGCAACTTAAAGACAATATCGCCCAGCTGAATCAGGAAATCGCTGACCGCGAAAAAGCGGAAGCCGAGCGCCAGAATATGCTGGAGCAGCTGAAAGTGGAGATGAAAGAGCGCGAAGTGACGCAAATTCAGCTGGAGCAGCAATCCTCTTTTCTGCGCTCGTTTCTCGACGCCTCGCCGGATCTGGTGTTCTACCGTAACGAAGACAAAGAATTTTCAGGCTGTAACCGGGCTATGGAGCTGCTCACCGGTAAAAGCGAAAAGCAGCTGATTGGCCTGAAACCGCATGAAGTTTATGCACCCGAAGCGGCAGAAAAAGTGCTGGAGACGGATGAAAAAGTCTTTCGCCATAATGTGTCGCTTACTTATGAGCAGTGGCTCGACTACCCGGACGGGCGCAAAGCCTGCTTTGAGATCCGCAAAGTGCCTTATTACGACCGCGTGGGCAAACGCCACGGGCTAATGGGCTTCGGGCGCGACATTACCGAGCGTAAGCGCTATCAGGACGCGCTCGAGCGCGCCAGCCGCGATAAGACCACGTTTATTTCCACCATCAGCCATGAACTGCGCACGCCGCTTAATGGCATTGTCGGTTTAAGCCGCATTCTGCTGGACACCGAGCTCAGTGCCGAGCAGGAGAAATACCTGAAAACTATCCACGTCTCTGCGGTGACGCTTGGCAATATCTTCAACGATATTATCGACATGGATAAAATCGAGCGGCGCAAAGTGCAGCTTGATAACCAGCCTGTCGATTTCACCAGTTTCCTGGCCGACCTGGAAAACCTCTCTGGCCTTCAGGCGCAGCAGAAAGGGCTGCGTTTCGTGATGGAGCCGGTGCGTCCGGTGCCGCATAAAGTGCTGACCGACGGCACGCGTCTTCGCCAGATCCTCTGGAACCTCATCAGTAACGCGGTGAAATTTACCCAGCAGGGCCAGGTAACGGTGCGCGTCAGCTATAACGAAAACGAACAGCTACGCTTTGAGGTAGAAGATTCCGGCATCGGCATTCCGCAGGAAGAGCAGGATAAGATCTTCGCCATGTATTACCAGGTGAAAGATAGCCAGGGCGGTAAACCGGCGACGGGGACCGGGATTGGGCTTGCGGTGTCACGTCGTCTTGCGAAAAGCATGGGCGGCGATATTACGGTTTCCAGCAAGCCGGGCCAGGGCTCGACCTTTGTGCTGACGGTACAGGCACCGCGCGTGGCCGAAGAAGTGGAAGATACGCTGACCGACGATGAGATGCCGCTGCCCGCGCTGCATGTCCTGCTGGTGGAAGATATCGAACTGAACGTTATCGTGGCGAGTTCGGTGCTGGAAAAACTGGGGTGCAGCGTCGAGGTGGCGATGACCGGCAAAGCGGCGCTGGAGATGTTCAGCCCCGGTGAGTTCGATCTGGTGCTGCTGGATATCCAGTTGCCGGACATGACCGGCCTTGATATTTCACGTGAGCTTAACCGCCGCTATTCCCGCGATGCGCTACCGCCGCTGGTGGCGCTGACCGCCAACGTATTGAAAGACAAAAAAGAGTATCTGGAAGCGGGCATGGACGACGTGCTGAGCAAGCCGCTGGCGGTCCCGGCCCTGACGGCGACCATTAAAAAGTTCTGGGATACACCACCTGAAGATGAGGAACATGACGTGACGACACACGACGACGACAAGCAGCAGGCGCTGCTTGACCTCCCGATGCTGGAGCAATATTTGCAGCTCGTTGGCCCGAAACTCATCACGGACGGCCTGGCGATGTTTGAAAAAATGATGCCTGGCTATCTGAGCGTGCTGGAATCAAACCTCACCGCGCGCGATCAAAAGGGGATTGTGGAAGAAGGACACAAAATTAAAGGTGCGGCGGGGGCGGTCGGATTGCGTCATTTGCAGCAGCTGGCGCAGAAAATCCAGTCGCCCGATCTTCCGGCGTGGTGGGATAACGTTGGTGAATGGATCGAAGAGCTAAAACAGGAGTGGCAACACGACGTCGAGGCGCTCAAATCGTGGGTTGCCGGGGCCGGAAAAAAATGA
- the elbB gene encoding isoprenoid biosynthesis glyoxalase ElbB — translation MKKIGVVLSGCGVYDGSEIHEAVITLLALARNGAQAVCFAPDKPQADVINHLTGEPTGETRNVLAEAARIARGQITPLHEAQAEALDALIVPGGFGAAKNLCDFATRGSECTVDPALHSLATAMHEAGKPLGFICIAPAMLPKIIAAPLRLTIGTDVDTAELLEEMGGEHVPCPVDDIVVDEDNKVLTTPAYMLAESIDEAAAGIEKLVARLVAMCA, via the coding sequence ATGAAAAAAATCGGCGTGGTTTTAAGTGGGTGCGGCGTTTATGACGGCTCGGAGATTCATGAGGCGGTTATTACCCTGCTGGCGCTGGCCCGTAATGGCGCCCAGGCGGTCTGCTTTGCCCCCGATAAACCACAAGCAGACGTGATTAATCACTTAACGGGCGAACCGACAGGCGAGACACGGAACGTTCTGGCCGAGGCGGCGCGCATCGCACGCGGTCAGATTACCCCGCTGCATGAGGCGCAGGCTGAAGCGCTTGATGCCCTGATTGTGCCGGGCGGATTTGGCGCGGCGAAAAACCTCTGCGATTTCGCCACGCGCGGCAGCGAATGTACGGTCGATCCTGCGCTTCATTCCCTTGCAACCGCGATGCACGAGGCCGGTAAACCGCTCGGGTTTATCTGCATTGCGCCAGCGATGCTGCCAAAAATTATCGCGGCGCCTTTGCGCCTGACCATCGGCACCGATGTGGATACTGCTGAACTGCTGGAAGAGATGGGTGGCGAACATGTGCCGTGTCCGGTGGACGATATTGTGGTGGATGAAGATAACAAGGTGCTGACGACCCCCGCTTATATGCTGGCAGAAAGCATCGACGAAGCCGCGGCCGGTATTGAAAAGCTGGTAGCGCGGCTGGTGGCGATGTGCGCATGA
- the mtgA gene encoding monofunctional biosynthetic peptidoglycan transglycosylase, with translation MSKARGSLFARLRRLLLRTFLIVAGVWLAGILLFSFMPVPFSAVMVERQFSAWFSGDFSYVAHSDWVSMDEISPWMGLAVIAAEDQKFPEHWGFDMAAIQKAVSHNERSSRIRGASTLSQQTAKNLFLWDGRSWLRKGLEAGLTLGIETVWSKRRILTVYLNIAEFGEGVFGVEEASQRYFNKPARRLSASEAALLAAVLPNPIRFKVSAPSGYVRTRQQWILRQMRQLGGESFMAQHALR, from the coding sequence ATGAGTAAAGCGCGTGGTTCGCTGTTTGCTCGCCTGCGGCGTCTGCTGCTGCGGACGTTTCTTATCGTGGCGGGCGTCTGGCTTGCCGGCATTTTGCTGTTCAGTTTTATGCCGGTGCCGTTTTCAGCGGTGATGGTTGAGCGCCAGTTTTCCGCCTGGTTTAGCGGTGACTTCAGCTATGTGGCACATTCCGACTGGGTGAGCATGGATGAGATCTCGCCGTGGATGGGGCTTGCGGTTATCGCTGCTGAAGATCAGAAATTCCCGGAGCACTGGGGTTTTGATATGGCCGCTATACAGAAAGCTGTCTCCCATAATGAGCGCAGCAGCCGCATTCGCGGGGCGTCCACGCTGTCTCAGCAAACGGCCAAAAACCTGTTTCTGTGGGATGGTCGCAGCTGGCTGCGCAAAGGGCTGGAGGCCGGTTTAACGCTCGGCATCGAAACCGTCTGGAGCAAGCGCCGCATCCTGACGGTCTATCTGAATATCGCGGAATTCGGCGAGGGCGTGTTTGGCGTGGAAGAGGCCTCGCAGCGGTATTTCAACAAGCCTGCCCGCCGCCTTAGCGCATCGGAAGCAGCATTGCTCGCGGCCGTTTTGCCTAACCCGATACGTTTTAAAGTGAGCGCGCCGTCAGGCTACGTGCGTACGCGTCAGCAGTGGATTTTGCGCCAGATGCGCCAGCTTGGCGGGGAGTCCTTTATGGCGCAGCATGCGCTGCGCTGA
- the npr gene encoding PTS phosphocarrier protein NPr, protein MTVKQTVEITNKLGMHARPAMKLFELVQSFDAEVLLRNEAGTEAEASSVIALLMLDSAQGGHIEIEANGPQEKEALAAVIALFNAGFDEE, encoded by the coding sequence ATGACCGTAAAGCAGACCGTTGAAATCACCAATAAGCTCGGGATGCATGCCCGTCCGGCCATGAAACTGTTCGAACTCGTACAGAGCTTTGATGCCGAAGTGCTGTTGCGTAATGAGGCAGGCACCGAAGCGGAAGCCAGCAGCGTTATCGCCCTACTGATGCTGGATTCCGCACAGGGCGGTCATATTGAAATAGAAGCCAACGGACCGCAGGAAAAAGAAGCGCTGGCGGCTGTCATTGCGCTCTTTAACGCAGGCTTTGACGAAGAATAA
- the rapZ gene encoding RNase adapter RapZ: MVLMIVSGRSGSGKSVALRALEDMGFYCVDNLPVVLLPDLARTLSDRQISAAVSIDVRNMPESPEVFEQAMNSLPDAFSPQLLFLDADRNTLIRRYSDTRRLHPLSSKNLSLESAIDEENDLLEPLRSRADLIVDTSEMSVHELAEMLRTRLLGKRERELTMVFESFGFKHGIPIDADYVFDVRFLPNPHWDPKLRPMTGLDRPVAAFLDRHTEVHNFIYQTRSYLELWLPMLETNNRSYLTVAIGCTGGKHRSVYIAEQLADYFRSRGKNVQSRHRTLEKRKS; encoded by the coding sequence ATGGTTCTGATGATCGTCAGTGGGCGTTCAGGGTCAGGGAAATCAGTCGCCCTGCGCGCGCTGGAAGATATGGGGTTCTACTGCGTCGATAACCTGCCCGTTGTGTTGCTGCCTGACCTGGCGCGCACGCTGTCAGACCGGCAGATATCCGCGGCAGTCAGTATTGATGTGCGCAATATGCCAGAATCCCCGGAGGTATTTGAACAGGCGATGAATAGCCTGCCTGATGCGTTTTCTCCGCAACTGTTGTTCCTCGACGCCGATCGCAATACGCTGATTCGCCGCTACAGCGACACGCGTCGTCTGCATCCGCTCTCCAGTAAAAACCTGTCGCTGGAAAGCGCCATCGATGAAGAAAACGATCTCCTGGAGCCGCTGCGATCGCGCGCGGATCTCATCGTCGACACCTCGGAAATGTCAGTGCATGAACTGGCGGAAATGCTGCGCACGCGGCTGCTCGGCAAACGAGAGCGTGAACTGACGATGGTGTTTGAATCCTTCGGCTTTAAACACGGCATCCCTATCGATGCTGATTATGTTTTTGATGTGCGCTTTCTGCCAAACCCGCACTGGGACCCGAAACTGCGTCCAATGACGGGTCTTGATAGGCCCGTAGCCGCATTCCTCGACCGTCACACCGAAGTACACAACTTCATTTACCAGACGCGCAGCTACCTGGAACTGTGGCTGCCGATGCTCGAAACCAACAACCGTAGTTATCTGACCGTCGCTATCGGTTGCACCGGCGGTAAACACCGTTCTGTCTATATTGCCGAACAGCTGGCGGATTATTTCCGCTCGCGCGGCAAGAACGTTCAGTCCCGCCACCGCACGCTGGAAAAACGCAAATCATGA
- the ptsN gene encoding PTS IIA-like nitrogen regulatory protein PtsN — protein MMNNDSALPLSNVLNQECTRSGVHCQSKKRALEIISELAAKQLSLSPQVVFEAILTRERMGSTGIGNGIAIPHGKLEEDTLRAVGVFVQLETPIPFDAIDNQPVDLLFALLVPADQTKTHLHTLSLVAKRLADKTICRRLRAAQTDEELYQIITETSEESE, from the coding sequence ATGATGAATAATGATTCCGCTCTGCCATTGAGCAATGTTTTAAACCAGGAATGCACCCGCAGCGGCGTACACTGCCAGAGCAAAAAGCGCGCCCTGGAAATTATCAGCGAGCTGGCGGCAAAACAGCTCAGCCTGTCGCCGCAGGTCGTATTTGAAGCGATCCTTACCCGTGAGCGGATGGGGAGTACCGGGATTGGTAACGGCATCGCCATTCCGCACGGCAAACTGGAAGAGGACACGCTGCGCGCCGTAGGTGTTTTCGTACAGCTCGAAACGCCGATTCCTTTTGACGCTATTGATAACCAGCCCGTAGATTTACTCTTCGCGCTGCTGGTGCCGGCAGATCAAACTAAAACGCATCTGCATACGCTGTCGCTGGTGGCGAAAAGGCTGGCGGACAAAACGATTTGCCGTCGTCTGCGCGCCGCGCAAACCGATGAAGAGCTCTATCAGATAATCACTGAAACCAGTGAAGAGAGTGAATGA
- the hpf gene encoding ribosome hibernation promoting factor: MQLNITGHNVEITESLREFVTTKFAKLEQYFERINQVYIVLKVEKVTQVADATLHVNGGELHASSEGQDMYAAIDGLIDKLTRQLTKHKDKLKQH, encoded by the coding sequence ATGCAGCTCAACATCACAGGACATAACGTCGAAATCACTGAATCGCTGCGCGAGTTCGTCACGACCAAGTTCGCCAAGCTGGAACAGTATTTCGAAAGGATTAATCAGGTCTATATTGTGCTGAAGGTGGAAAAGGTGACGCAAGTCGCCGACGCCACCCTGCATGTGAACGGCGGGGAGCTGCATGCCAGTTCGGAAGGCCAGGATATGTACGCCGCCATCGACGGTTTGATTGATAAACTGACGCGGCAGCTCACTAAACACAAAGATAAACTGAAACAACATTAA
- the rpoN gene encoding RNA polymerase factor sigma-54, whose protein sequence is MKQGLQLRLSQQLAMTPQLQQAIRLLQLSTLELQQELQQALESNPLLEQTDIHDEIATQETRDSEGLDTAEALEQKEMPDELPLDASWDEIYTAGTPSGTGADYIDDELPVYQGETTQSLQDYLMWQVQLTPFTDTDRAIATAIVDAVDDTGYLTVSVQDILDGMGDSDGDIGPEEIEAVLKRVQRFDPVGVAARDLRDCLLIQLSQFSAETPFLAQARQIVSDHLDLLANHDFRSLMRVTRLKEEVLKEAVNLIQSLDPRPGQSIQTGEPEYVIPDVLVRKHNERWSVELNSDSIPRLKINQQYAAMSNSTRNESDNQFIRSNLQEAKWLIKSLESRNDTLLRVSRCIVEQQQAFFEQGEEYMKPMVLADIAQAVEMHESTISRVTTQKYLHSPRGIFELKYFFSSHVNTEGGGEASSTAIRALVKKLIAAENPAKPLSDSKLTSMLSEQGIMVARRTVAKYRESLSIPPSNQRKQLV, encoded by the coding sequence ATGAAGCAAGGTTTGCAACTAAGGCTTAGCCAACAGCTCGCCATGACGCCGCAGTTGCAGCAGGCCATCCGCTTGTTGCAATTGTCTACGCTGGAGCTCCAGCAGGAGCTGCAACAGGCGCTGGAAAGTAATCCCCTGCTTGAGCAAACCGACATTCACGACGAAATTGCCACTCAGGAAACACGCGACAGCGAAGGGCTGGATACCGCCGAAGCGCTGGAGCAAAAAGAGATGCCGGACGAGCTGCCGCTTGATGCGAGCTGGGACGAGATCTATACCGCGGGAACGCCGTCAGGCACCGGCGCCGACTACATCGACGACGAGCTTCCCGTCTATCAGGGCGAAACCACGCAAAGTCTTCAGGATTACCTGATGTGGCAGGTGCAGCTGACCCCTTTTACGGACACCGATCGCGCAATCGCTACGGCGATTGTCGACGCGGTAGATGATACGGGTTACCTCACCGTCTCAGTGCAGGATATTCTCGACGGCATGGGCGACAGCGATGGCGACATCGGCCCAGAAGAAATAGAAGCCGTCCTCAAGCGCGTACAGCGTTTCGACCCTGTTGGCGTCGCGGCTCGCGATCTGCGCGACTGCCTGTTAATCCAGCTGTCACAATTCAGCGCCGAAACACCCTTCCTTGCGCAGGCGCGCCAGATTGTCAGCGATCATCTCGATCTGTTAGCTAATCACGATTTCCGCAGTCTGATGCGTGTTACGCGGCTGAAAGAAGAGGTGCTGAAAGAGGCGGTGAATCTGATCCAGTCGCTCGATCCGCGCCCCGGGCAGTCGATCCAGACTGGCGAGCCGGAATACGTCATTCCCGACGTGCTGGTGCGCAAGCATAACGAACGCTGGAGCGTCGAGCTTAATTCCGACAGCATTCCGCGCCTCAAAATCAATCAGCAGTACGCCGCGATGTCTAACAGCACGCGCAATGAATCAGATAACCAGTTCATCCGCAGCAACCTGCAAGAAGCAAAATGGCTTATCAAAAGCCTGGAGAGCCGTAACGACACGCTGCTGCGCGTCAGCCGTTGTATCGTCGAACAGCAACAGGCGTTCTTCGAGCAGGGCGAAGAGTATATGAAGCCGATGGTGCTCGCCGATATCGCCCAGGCGGTAGAAATGCACGAATCCACCATCTCCCGCGTCACCACGCAAAAATATCTGCACAGCCCGCGCGGCATTTTCGAATTAAAGTATTTCTTCTCAAGCCACGTAAACACCGAGGGCGGCGGCGAAGCCTCGTCTACGGCTATTCGCGCGCTGGTGAAGAAGTTGATTGCAGCGGAAAACCCCGCGAAACCCCTAAGCGACAGCAAGCTGACGTCTATGCTGTCAGAACAAGGGATCATGGTGGCCCGCCGTACCGTTGCGAAGTATCGAGAGTCTTTATCCATACCGCCGTCAAATCAGCGCAAACAGCTGGTCTGA
- the lptB gene encoding LPS export ABC transporter ATP-binding protein has product MATLIAKNLAKAYKGRRVVEDVSLTVNSGEIVGLLGPNGAGKTTTFYMVVGIVQRDAGNIIIDEDDISLLPLHARARRGIGYLPQEASIFRRLSVYDNLMAVLQIRDDLSTEQREDRAKELMEEFHIDHLRDSLGQSLSGGERRRVEIARALAANPKFILLDEPFAGVDPISVIDIKRIIEHLRDSGLGVLITDHNVRETLAVCERAYIVSQGHLIAHGTPDDILQDEQVKRVYLGEEFRL; this is encoded by the coding sequence ATGGCAACACTCATTGCGAAAAACCTGGCGAAAGCCTACAAAGGCCGCCGCGTAGTGGAAGATGTCAGCCTGACGGTAAATTCGGGCGAGATAGTCGGCCTGCTTGGCCCGAACGGCGCGGGCAAAACCACCACCTTTTACATGGTGGTAGGCATCGTGCAGCGTGACGCTGGTAACATCATCATTGATGAAGACGATATCAGCCTGCTGCCGTTACACGCGCGTGCGCGCCGTGGTATCGGCTACCTGCCGCAGGAAGCGTCGATTTTCCGCCGCCTGAGCGTTTACGACAACCTGATGGCCGTGCTGCAAATCCGGGACGATCTCAGCACTGAACAGCGTGAAGACCGCGCCAAAGAGCTGATGGAAGAGTTTCATATCGACCACCTGCGCGACAGCCTTGGCCAATCGCTCTCCGGCGGTGAACGTCGTCGTGTGGAAATCGCCCGCGCGCTGGCGGCTAACCCGAAATTTATTCTGCTTGATGAACCGTTCGCGGGTGTCGACCCGATTTCGGTTATCGACATCAAACGCATCATTGAACATCTGCGTGACAGCGGCCTCGGCGTGCTGATCACCGACCATAACGTGCGTGAAACGCTCGCCGTGTGCGAACGCGCTTATATCGTCAGTCAGGGCCATCTGATCGCCCACGGCACGCCTGACGACATCCTTCAGGATGAACAGGTTAAGCGCGTATATCTTGGGGAAGAGTTCAGACTCTGA
- the lptA gene encoding lipopolysaccharide ABC transporter substrate-binding protein LptA — protein sequence MKSRINKLSLNLVLASTLLAAGFPALALTGDTEQPIHIESDQQSLDMQGNVVTFTGNVVVTQGTIKINADKVVVTRPAGEKGKEVIDGYGKPATFYQMQDNGKPVKGHASTMHYELQNDFVVLTGDAYLEQLDSNIKGDKITYLVKEQKMQAFSEKGKRVTTVLVPSQLQNKDGAAQAPNQNKSN from the coding sequence ATGAAATCCAGAATAAACAAACTCAGCCTTAATCTCGTACTGGCCAGTACGCTGCTGGCAGCAGGCTTCCCGGCACTCGCGCTGACGGGCGATACCGAACAGCCTATCCATATCGAATCTGACCAGCAGTCTCTGGACATGCAGGGTAACGTGGTAACCTTCACGGGTAACGTCGTGGTGACTCAGGGCACGATTAAAATCAATGCCGATAAAGTTGTCGTGACGCGCCCCGCTGGCGAAAAAGGCAAAGAAGTCATTGACGGTTATGGCAAACCGGCCACGTTTTATCAGATGCAGGATAACGGCAAACCGGTGAAAGGCCATGCCTCTACGATGCACTATGAACTGCAAAATGATTTTGTGGTGCTGACCGGTGATGCCTACCTTGAGCAGCTCGACAGCAATATCAAGGGCGACAAAATCACCTATCTCGTCAAAGAGCAGAAGATGCAGGCATTCAGCGAGAAAGGTAAACGTGTGACCACCGTACTGGTGCCGTCGCAGCTGCAAAATAAAGACGGCGCCGCTCAGGCACCGAACCAGAACAAGAGCAACTAA
- the lptC gene encoding LPS export ABC transporter periplasmic protein LptC: MSKTRRWIIILLALAALVLIGINLADQDEGGPLTVNSNEPTYQSEQSNTVVYSPEGALNYRLVAQHVEYFSDEGVSWFTQPVMTTFDTNKVPTWSVKADRAKLTNDRMLYLTGHVEVNALTPDSQLRKITTDKAEINLVTQDVTSDTLVTLYGTSFNSSGLKMRGNLRSKNAELIEKVRTSYEIQNKQTQP, from the coding sequence ATGAGTAAGACCAGACGCTGGATAATCATCCTGCTGGCGTTAGCCGCGCTGGTGCTGATTGGCATTAACCTTGCCGATCAGGATGAAGGCGGCCCGCTGACAGTAAACAGCAACGAGCCGACTTACCAGAGCGAGCAGTCAAACACGGTGGTCTATAGCCCGGAAGGCGCGCTGAATTATCGCCTGGTAGCGCAGCACGTTGAATATTTTTCTGATGAGGGCGTCTCCTGGTTTACACAGCCGGTGATGACAACCTTCGATACCAATAAAGTGCCGACCTGGTCGGTGAAAGCGGATCGTGCCAAACTGACCAATGACAGGATGCTCTACCTCACCGGTCATGTGGAAGTAAACGCGCTAACACCAGATTCACAGTTGCGCAAAATTACGACCGACAAGGCGGAGATAAACCTGGTCACCCAGGATGTTACCTCTGATACGCTTGTTACTCTTTACGGCACCAGCTTTAATTCCAGCGGCCTGAAAATGCGCGGGAACCTTCGCAGCAAAAATGCCGAGCTGATTGAAAAGGTTAGAACCTCCTATGAAATCCAGAATAAACAAACTCAGCCTTAA
- the kdsC gene encoding 3-deoxy-manno-octulosonate-8-phosphatase KdsC — MSNPDGAISTCYGPVSAQIIEHAAQIRLLILDVDGVMSDGLIYMGNSGEELKAFNVRDGYGIRCALTSGIEVAIITGRKAKLLEDRCETLGITHLYQGQSDKLIAYRQLLEKLALSPENVAYVGDDLIDWPVMAQVGLSVAVADAHPLLTPKADYVTQIPGGRGAVREVCDLLLLAQGKLDEAIGQSI; from the coding sequence ATGAGTAACCCTGATGGCGCCATCTCTACCTGTTACGGGCCGGTGAGCGCGCAGATCATTGAGCATGCGGCGCAAATCCGCCTGCTGATTCTTGATGTCGACGGCGTGATGTCCGACGGCCTGATTTATATGGGCAACAGCGGCGAAGAGCTAAAAGCCTTTAACGTGCGCGACGGCTACGGCATTCGCTGCGCGCTGACTTCCGGTATTGAGGTCGCCATCATTACCGGACGCAAAGCGAAACTGCTTGAAGACCGCTGCGAGACGCTCGGCATTACGCATCTCTACCAGGGGCAATCTGATAAGCTCATCGCCTACCGGCAGCTGCTAGAAAAACTGGCGCTTTCTCCAGAAAATGTTGCGTATGTCGGCGATGATTTAATTGACTGGCCTGTCATGGCGCAGGTCGGCCTTAGCGTCGCGGTGGCAGATGCGCATCCGCTTCTGACGCCGAAGGCCGATTACGTCACCCAAATTCCTGGCGGGCGCGGCGCAGTGCGCGAAGTCTGCGATCTCCTGCTGTTGGCGCAGGGAAAATTAGATGAGGCCATAGGGCAATCCATATGA